The following proteins come from a genomic window of Gehongia tenuis:
- the garR gene encoding 2-hydroxy-3-oxopropionate reductase, translating into MKIGLIGLGIMGKPMAKNILKAGHSLMVYDINRAAMDEVAAAGAQPAKDGREIGASCDVILTMLPNSPQVKEVMLGEGGVIETIREGAVFIDMSSINPLASKEIAEALEKKGVKMLDAPVSGGEPKAIDGTLSFMVGGDAEVFEACKPLLETMGSSVVRCGGIGAGNTTKLANQVVVALNIAAVSEAFMLAEKAGVDPQLVFEAIRGGLAGSTVMNAKAPMIMEGNFMPGFKIDLHIKDLNNALETGHSVGSPLPLTAAVMEMLQTLRADGCGQDDHSAIAKYYEKISGTRIGRE; encoded by the coding sequence AAGATTGGTTTGATCGGCCTTGGAATCATGGGCAAGCCTATGGCCAAGAACATATTGAAGGCAGGACATTCGCTGATGGTCTACGACATCAACCGGGCCGCCATGGATGAGGTTGCCGCGGCTGGAGCCCAGCCCGCGAAGGACGGTCGGGAGATCGGCGCGTCCTGCGATGTGATTCTCACCATGCTGCCCAATTCCCCTCAGGTGAAGGAGGTTATGCTGGGCGAGGGCGGCGTCATTGAAACCATCCGGGAGGGCGCGGTTTTTATCGATATGAGCAGCATCAATCCCCTGGCCTCCAAGGAGATTGCCGAGGCGCTGGAAAAGAAGGGCGTGAAAATGCTGGACGCACCGGTGAGCGGCGGCGAGCCCAAGGCCATCGACGGCACTCTCTCCTTCATGGTAGGCGGGGATGCGGAGGTCTTCGAGGCCTGTAAGCCCCTTTTGGAAACCATGGGTTCCTCCGTGGTCCGCTGCGGCGGGATTGGCGCGGGCAACACCACCAAGCTGGCCAATCAGGTGGTGGTGGCGCTCAACATCGCCGCCGTGTCCGAGGCCTTCATGCTGGCTGAAAAGGCGGGCGTGGATCCCCAGCTGGTCTTTGAAGCGATTCGCGGCGGCCTTGCCGGCAGCACGGTGATGAACGCGAAAGCGCCCATGATCATGGAAGGCAATTTTATGCCGGGCTTCAAGATCGACCTGCACATCAAAGATTTGAACAATGCCCTCGAGACCGGACACAGCGTTGGTTCCCCCCTGCCTCTCACCGCGGCCGTGATGGAAATGCTGCAGACCCTGCGGGCGGACGGCTGCGGCCAGGATGATCACAGTGCCATCGCCAAATATTATGAGAAAATCTCCGGCACCAGGATCGGCCGGGAATAG
- a CDS encoding dihydrodipicolinate synthase family protein, with the protein MSFQPKGIIPPIITPFTEDDAIHEPVLRRLVNHFIDEGVHGLFPMGTTGEFYAVTDDEYKRVLEITVEETCGRVPVYAGANHITTRGAVRLAHIAESAGVNAISVLTPMFIGQTQEELYHYFKTIAESTPLPIILYNNKPKTNVTIAPETAARLGEIPNIVGVKDSTGDFTNTEEYLRLTRGNPNFSVLLGRDTLIHAGLCYGAAGAIASCANVAPRLTADIYDKYVAGDIKGSLEAQFKLAPLRIACNMGTFPAVIKEGLMMQGFPVGKCLDPIAELTDGEKAKLRMILQEMDLLSKEGTL; encoded by the coding sequence ATGTCCTTTCAGCCTAAAGGCATCATTCCCCCCATTATCACACCCTTCACCGAGGACGATGCTATTCATGAGCCGGTGCTGCGCCGTCTGGTGAACCATTTTATCGACGAAGGCGTTCACGGCCTGTTTCCCATGGGCACCACCGGTGAATTCTATGCGGTAACCGACGATGAGTACAAAAGGGTTCTGGAGATCACGGTGGAGGAGACCTGCGGCCGGGTGCCCGTCTATGCAGGAGCCAACCATATCACCACCCGCGGCGCCGTCCGTCTGGCGCACATCGCCGAATCGGCGGGCGTTAACGCCATCAGCGTACTCACACCCATGTTCATTGGTCAGACCCAGGAGGAGCTCTACCATTATTTCAAAACCATCGCCGAGAGCACACCCCTTCCCATCATTCTTTACAACAACAAGCCCAAAACCAACGTGACCATCGCTCCGGAAACGGCGGCCCGCCTCGGAGAGATTCCCAACATTGTGGGCGTTAAGGACAGCACTGGAGATTTCACCAACACCGAGGAATATCTCCGGCTCACCCGGGGCAATCCCAATTTTTCGGTGCTGCTGGGCCGCGATACGCTGATCCACGCCGGGCTGTGCTATGGCGCGGCCGGCGCCATCGCCAGCTGTGCCAACGTAGCGCCCCGTCTCACCGCCGATATCTACGATAAATATGTGGCCGGCGATATAAAGGGCAGCCTGGAAGCCCAGTTCAAGCTGGCGCCCCTTCGTATTGCCTGCAACATGGGCACCTTCCCCGCCGTCATCAAGGAGGGACTCATGATGCAGGGCTTCCCGGTGGGCAAGTGTCTGGACCCCATCGCCGAACTCACGGACGGGGAGAAGGCTAAACTGCGCATGATTCTTCAGGAAATGGATCTTCTTTCCAAGGAGGGAACGCTATGA
- a CDS encoding enolase C-terminal domain-like protein — protein sequence MTPTIVRMDVYPVAGRDSMLLNLSGAHAPYFTRNVVILTDSTGNLGAGEVPGGPKITQGLEDVKSLVVGQSLGRYKNVLLQVADAFSKEKDNRGNQTFDQRTGVHVVTAIEAAMLDLLGKHLAVPAAALLGEGQQRDAVKALGYLFYVGERRKTDLPYSSEPGGDCTWYRIRHEAAMTPDAVVVLAQAAQEKYGFKDFKLKGGVFGGAEEMEAIRALKRAFPDARITLDPNGCWSLPEAIRLCADMHGILTYCEDPCGAEDGFSGREILAEFRRATGLPTATNMIATDWRQMQHSVALQSVDIPLADPHFWTMAGSVRVGQLCRDFGLTWGAHSNNHFDISLAMVVHTAAAVPGDITAIDTHWIWQEGMERLTREPFPIEGGMIKVPDRPGLGIEVDMERILNANRLYQQHCLGARNDAAGMQYFIPGWTFDPKRPAMVR from the coding sequence ATGACCCCGACCATCGTGCGCATGGACGTGTACCCCGTGGCGGGGCGGGATTCCATGCTGCTCAATCTGTCCGGCGCCCATGCGCCCTACTTCACCCGCAACGTGGTCATTCTCACCGATTCCACTGGCAATCTGGGCGCGGGCGAGGTGCCCGGCGGCCCCAAGATCACCCAAGGGCTGGAGGATGTGAAATCTCTGGTGGTGGGGCAAAGCCTTGGACGCTATAAAAATGTGCTCCTCCAGGTGGCGGATGCCTTCTCCAAGGAAAAGGACAACCGGGGCAATCAGACCTTCGACCAGCGAACCGGCGTGCATGTGGTCACCGCCATTGAGGCCGCTATGCTGGATCTTCTGGGAAAGCATCTCGCCGTCCCTGCGGCCGCACTGTTGGGCGAAGGCCAGCAGCGGGACGCGGTCAAGGCACTGGGTTATCTGTTCTATGTGGGAGAGCGCCGGAAGACCGATCTCCCCTACTCTTCTGAGCCCGGCGGCGATTGCACTTGGTACCGCATCCGCCATGAAGCGGCCATGACTCCCGACGCCGTTGTAGTGCTCGCCCAAGCCGCCCAGGAAAAATATGGTTTTAAGGATTTCAAGCTCAAGGGCGGAGTGTTCGGCGGTGCGGAGGAAATGGAGGCCATCCGCGCTCTCAAACGCGCCTTCCCGGACGCACGCATCACCCTCGACCCCAACGGCTGCTGGAGCCTCCCGGAAGCCATCCGCCTTTGTGCGGACATGCATGGCATTCTGACTTACTGCGAGGACCCCTGCGGAGCGGAGGACGGCTTCAGCGGGCGGGAGATCCTGGCCGAGTTCCGCAGGGCCACAGGTCTTCCCACCGCCACCAATATGATCGCAACGGACTGGCGCCAGATGCAGCATTCGGTGGCCCTTCAGTCGGTGGATATTCCCCTCGCCGATCCCCACTTCTGGACCATGGCGGGCAGCGTCCGGGTGGGCCAGCTGTGCCGGGACTTCGGCCTCACCTGGGGCGCCCACTCCAACAACCACTTCGATATCTCCCTGGCCATGGTGGTTCACACCGCGGCGGCGGTTCCCGGTGATATCACCGCCATTGACACCCACTGGATCTGGCAGGAGGGCATGGAGCGTCTCACCCGCGAGCCCTTCCCCATCGAAGGCGGCATGATCAAGGTACCGGATCGGCCCGGTTTGGGCATCGAGGTGGACATGGAACGCATCCTTAATGCAAACCGACTCTATCAGCAGCACTGTCTGGGCGCTCGAAACGACGCCGCGGGAATGCAGTACTTTATTCCGGGCTGGACCTTCGATCCCAAACGGCCCGCAATGGTACGGTGA
- a CDS encoding type IV pilus twitching motility protein PilT produces the protein MTITEILTKATKEKASDVFLIANLPVSFKIDGTIVPQGEERLKPEDTYQLVEDIYSLVNHKSFEYFLEAGDDDFSFSLSGVGRFRINVYRQRNTLAAVIRTVFFSLPDPEKLGIPAEVMNAHKLGKGLVLVTGMAGCGKSTTLACIVDAINKSRSCHIITLEDPVEFIHRHNRSIVSQREIHSDTESYASALRAALRQSPDVILLGEMRDFETTNIAMTAAETGQLVLSSLHTLGAAKTIDRIIDVYPPDQQQQVRLQLSMVLEAVISQQLLPSADGGLVPAFEVMRMNPAIRNMIREGRIHQIDTAIYAGRKEGMIAMDVSVTQLREKGIISEETAALYASNAK, from the coding sequence ATGACGATCACGGAGATTTTGACCAAGGCCACAAAGGAAAAGGCATCGGATGTCTTCCTCATTGCCAACCTTCCCGTGTCATTTAAAATTGACGGGACCATCGTTCCCCAGGGAGAGGAGCGCTTGAAGCCGGAGGATACCTACCAGTTAGTGGAGGACATCTATTCCCTGGTTAATCACAAGAGCTTCGAATATTTCCTGGAAGCGGGGGACGATGATTTTTCCTTTTCGCTGAGCGGAGTGGGACGCTTTCGAATCAACGTGTACCGTCAGCGCAATACCCTGGCCGCCGTCATCCGAACGGTATTCTTTTCGCTGCCCGATCCGGAAAAGCTGGGGATCCCTGCGGAAGTGATGAATGCTCATAAGCTTGGCAAGGGGCTGGTTCTGGTGACCGGCATGGCGGGGTGTGGTAAATCCACCACCCTTGCCTGCATCGTGGACGCCATCAACAAGAGCCGCAGCTGCCATATCATCACGCTGGAGGACCCGGTGGAGTTTATCCACCGCCACAACCGCAGCATCGTCAGCCAGCGGGAGATCCATTCCGACACCGAGTCCTATGCCAGCGCGCTGAGGGCCGCACTGCGCCAGTCGCCGGACGTGATTCTTCTTGGGGAGATGCGGGATTTTGAGACCACCAACATTGCCATGACCGCGGCGGAAACGGGTCAGCTGGTGCTTTCCTCCCTGCATACCCTGGGCGCCGCCAAGACCATCGACCGCATCATCGACGTCTACCCGCCGGACCAGCAGCAGCAGGTAAGGCTCCAGCTTTCCATGGTGTTGGAGGCGGTGATCTCTCAACAGCTTCTGCCCTCGGCGGATGGCGGCCTGGTGCCCGCCTTTGAGGTGATGCGCATGAACCCCGCCATCCGCAACATGATCCGGGAAGGCCGCATCCATCAAATCGATACCGCCATCTACGCGGGCCGCAAGGAGGGTATGATCGCCATGGATGTGAGCGTAACGCAGCTGAGGGAGAAGGGCATTATTTCCGAGGAAACAGCGGCCCTCTACGCCAGCAACGCCAAATAA
- a CDS encoding DUF4860 domain-containing protein — MGKQRHTFETVAALALICIFTVFALLLVMMGSQIYQKTASAMQDSGQVRTGLAYVGNKVRYGGTDRVSVVEKDGVSALAIDEAWEEVTYQTLIYPWEGYLCEQLVPAEGDIDWNAGERLVAVEDFRIETAEGLIRLTVTAASGMERTLDLALR; from the coding sequence ATGGGTAAGCAAAGACACACCTTCGAGACGGTGGCGGCTCTGGCCCTGATCTGCATCTTTACGGTGTTCGCCCTTCTCCTGGTGATGATGGGCTCCCAAATCTATCAAAAGACGGCAAGCGCGATGCAGGACAGCGGTCAGGTCCGAACCGGCCTCGCCTATGTGGGCAATAAGGTGCGTTACGGCGGAACGGACCGCGTGTCCGTGGTGGAGAAGGATGGCGTCAGCGCTCTTGCCATTGATGAGGCGTGGGAAGAGGTGACCTACCAAACCCTGATCTATCCTTGGGAAGGGTATCTATGCGAACAGCTGGTTCCCGCCGAAGGGGATATCGATTGGAACGCCGGGGAGCGGCTGGTGGCGGTGGAGGATTTTAGAATTGAGACCGCCGAGGGGCTGATCCGGCTTACGGTGACCGCCGCCTCCGGGATGGAGCGGACTTTGGATTTAGCGCTGCGTTAG
- a CDS encoding type II secretion system F family protein: MKKRVEGYRLTQGETAILCENLAMMLHAGIQLRDGFHAVHEDLNGGPLKDALNRVDERIQRGESLADSLKAEDCAPKYMIATLEVGESSGRLEEALEGLGRYYRRMDGFQKRLRSAVYYPVLLICMMAVVVAVMIIGVLPAFQQVLSEFEGGAVSLQAGYGLSYILLAVIALVLLGLAAGFLCSRTEKGRQRLTDLLVKSIFTRRIAYTLAVSQMVNGLSMMLKSGISIEESVAAMILRTRHPRLRERLEACQRAVQEGESWETALGRSGMFGAMGNRLVYIGLKTGSLDLAMEKLSDYYDEELSEALERSVSLVEPVLVVTLSVIIGGIVISAMLPLISILSSVG; the protein is encoded by the coding sequence ATGAAAAAACGTGTGGAGGGCTACCGCCTCACCCAGGGCGAAACCGCCATCCTGTGCGAAAATCTGGCCATGATGCTCCATGCGGGCATTCAGCTTCGGGACGGTTTCCATGCCGTTCATGAGGACCTCAACGGGGGGCCGCTGAAGGACGCCCTGAACCGGGTGGACGAACGCATACAGCGGGGCGAGAGTCTGGCGGACAGTCTGAAGGCCGAGGACTGCGCACCAAAGTATATGATAGCCACCCTGGAGGTGGGGGAAAGCTCCGGCCGCCTGGAGGAGGCGCTGGAAGGGCTTGGCCGCTATTACCGGCGCATGGACGGCTTCCAAAAGCGGCTGCGAAGCGCCGTATACTATCCGGTGCTGCTGATCTGCATGATGGCGGTGGTGGTGGCGGTGATGATCATTGGTGTGCTGCCCGCCTTTCAGCAGGTCCTCAGTGAATTTGAGGGAGGCGCCGTCAGCCTGCAAGCGGGTTACGGACTCAGCTACATCCTGCTCGCGGTAATCGCTCTGGTGCTCCTTGGCCTGGCGGCGGGATTCTTGTGCTCCCGCACGGAGAAGGGCCGGCAGCGCTTGACGGACCTTTTGGTGAAATCCATATTTACTCGGCGCATCGCCTATACCCTGGCGGTAAGCCAGATGGTGAACGGTCTGTCCATGATGCTGAAAAGCGGCATCTCCATTGAGGAGAGTGTGGCGGCCATGATCCTGCGGACCCGCCATCCGCGCCTTCGGGAACGTTTGGAAGCGTGCCAGCGGGCGGTGCAGGAGGGCGAAAGCTGGGAGACGGCCCTTGGCCGTTCGGGCATGTTTGGCGCCATGGGCAACCGGCTGGTGTATATTGGCCTTAAAACCGGCAGCTTGGATTTAGCGATGGAAAAGCTGTCGGATTATTATGACGAGGAGCTGTCGGAGGCGTTGGAGCGGAGCGTATCCCTGGTGGAGCCGGTGCTGGTGGTCACTTTGTCGGTGATCATCGGCGGGATTGTGATCTCCGCCATGCTGCCCCTCATCTCCATTCTCTCCTCCGTGGGATAG
- a CDS encoding transglutaminase-like domain-containing protein, which produces MTQRTRRGLLWLQSLVLILTLTNCSAPPAASPAAEASPNAEEETPLREKVKVRMPEAGDTEVAENDEVRIDTSHKADGYVMLTCITGRDKRVKAQIKCGDKVYNYDLNHEGRSETFPLQCGDGSYAISVLENIVDNRYTPLLTAEVEVVLSSAYAPFLVPNQMVDYTPDSQAVLEGQALTADARSDLDVVHDVFQYIVNNIDYDDAKAETVQTRKDYLPSVDDTLEERKGICYDYASLFAAMLRSQGIPTKLVTGYVEPLDVYHAWNLVYIKDVGWVEMKIYFDGENWQLVDTTFAASNTDGDLQYETVYEY; this is translated from the coding sequence ATGACACAAAGGACCAGACGAGGGCTGCTTTGGCTGCAATCGCTGGTTTTGATCTTGACGCTGACCAATTGCTCGGCGCCGCCTGCCGCCAGTCCCGCGGCGGAAGCCTCGCCGAATGCCGAAGAGGAAACGCCTCTTCGGGAGAAGGTGAAGGTGAGAATGCCCGAGGCTGGGGACACGGAAGTGGCGGAAAACGACGAGGTAAGAATTGACACCAGCCACAAAGCCGACGGATATGTGATGCTTACCTGCATCACCGGCCGGGACAAGAGGGTGAAAGCCCAGATCAAGTGCGGCGACAAGGTCTATAACTACGATCTAAACCATGAGGGAAGGAGTGAAACCTTCCCTTTGCAGTGCGGCGACGGAAGCTATGCCATCTCGGTGTTGGAGAATATCGTGGACAACCGGTATACGCCTTTGCTTACTGCGGAGGTGGAGGTGGTTCTGTCCAGCGCTTATGCGCCTTTTCTGGTGCCCAACCAGATGGTGGATTACACGCCGGACAGCCAGGCGGTGCTGGAGGGGCAGGCCCTTACCGCGGACGCCCGTTCCGATCTGGACGTGGTTCATGACGTTTTCCAATACATTGTGAACAATATTGATTACGATGACGCCAAGGCGGAGACGGTGCAGACGAGGAAGGATTATCTGCCTTCGGTGGACGACACGCTCGAGGAAAGGAAGGGCATCTGCTACGACTACGCGTCCCTTTTTGCGGCCATGCTCCGTTCCCAGGGTATCCCCACCAAGCTGGTCACCGGCTATGTGGAGCCGCTGGACGTGTACCACGCCTGGAACCTCGTCTACATCAAGGATGTGGGATGGGTGGAAATGAAAATTTACTTTGACGGGGAGAATTGGCAGCTGGTGGATACCACCTTTGCCGCCTCGAATACCGATGGGGATCTCCAATACGAGACCGTCTATGAATATTAG
- a CDS encoding BTAD domain-containing putative transcriptional regulator: MQEGSDGGVVLRIRTLGTFSVCVGNTVLSNSSPRASNVWKLFKYMLVNRSQPVSIDKLIDMLWPDGDCENPLKALYTLMYRLRSILRKGCGDRELILFQHNSYLWNPDVPCWIDADEFASLCKGAEDQEIGIGNQIDLYREALALYTGDYLTDSAYENWVISISGYYKRMYTSAVLNLCKLYASAEDYGKIVATCERAIELNPYEETLHEMMIRALIHMDQISQGIAQYEYIAQLLYKELGVQPSEALQTLYRQMHHSEEDVQYDLQSVKNNLKENNDIINGALFCEIDVFRQIYRLQCRSMERSGQSIYLVLISLLGEDHRMPPSAVLNDAFAVLKRVIILGLRRGDVVSQYSKSQLVILLMNAAYEDCESVVARLSRTFRATYRKHPVQLRAVFEPLEPIK; encoded by the coding sequence ATGCAAGAGGGGTCTGATGGTGGGGTCGTACTGCGCATTCGTACGCTGGGCACCTTCTCCGTTTGTGTGGGGAACACGGTTTTGTCCAACAGTTCTCCCCGAGCCAGCAATGTGTGGAAGCTTTTTAAATACATGCTTGTCAACCGCTCCCAGCCCGTATCCATCGATAAGCTCATCGATATGCTTTGGCCGGACGGCGACTGCGAAAATCCTTTGAAGGCTTTGTACACGCTGATGTACCGGTTACGCAGCATCCTTCGAAAGGGCTGTGGGGATCGGGAGCTTATTTTGTTCCAGCACAACAGCTATCTATGGAATCCCGACGTTCCCTGCTGGATCGATGCCGACGAATTTGCAAGTCTGTGCAAAGGGGCGGAGGATCAGGAGATCGGGATTGGCAATCAGATTGATCTTTACCGCGAGGCGCTGGCGCTCTACACCGGCGACTATCTGACGGACAGCGCCTACGAGAACTGGGTTATCTCCATATCGGGCTACTACAAACGGATGTACACTTCCGCGGTGCTGAATCTGTGTAAACTCTATGCCTCGGCGGAGGATTACGGCAAGATCGTAGCGACCTGCGAGCGGGCCATTGAGCTCAATCCATATGAGGAAACCCTTCATGAAATGATGATTCGGGCGCTGATCCATATGGACCAGATCAGCCAGGGCATCGCCCAGTATGAATATATTGCGCAGCTGCTGTATAAGGAGCTTGGCGTTCAGCCCTCCGAGGCCCTGCAGACCCTCTACCGGCAGATGCACCACAGCGAGGAGGACGTTCAGTACGATCTGCAGTCGGTGAAAAACAATCTTAAGGAAAACAACGATATCATCAATGGCGCCCTTTTTTGCGAAATTGATGTGTTCCGCCAGATCTACCGCCTGCAGTGCCGCAGCATGGAAAGATCGGGACAGTCGATCTATTTGGTGCTCATCTCTTTGCTGGGGGAGGACCATCGCATGCCGCCCAGCGCCGTTTTGAATGATGCCTTTGCCGTTCTCAAGCGGGTGATCATTCTGGGGCTTCGGCGGGGCGATGTGGTTTCCCAATATTCCAAATCCCAGCTGGTGATATTGCTTATGAACGCGGCCTACGAGGATTGCGAAAGCGTGGTGGCGCGGCTCTCCCGCACCTTTAGGGCCACCTACCGGAAACACCCCGTACAGCTTAGGGCGGTATTTGAGCCGCTGGAGCCCATTAAATAG